In a genomic window of Novosphingobium sp. KA1:
- a CDS encoding (2Fe-2S)-binding protein, translating into MQLQVNGQAHELEAEADMPLLWVLRDELGMTGTKYGCGLAQCGACSVLVDGVITRSCVTPLESVAGKAVTTIEAVEQDGLGKRVVDAWVRHQVPQCGYCQSGQVMAALALLKEKARPSQEDVRAAMVNLCRCGTYNAIHAALTDLAGLSDTAAAVPADGAQGGEGPSTATVAAAVAGGAAVVAGSAYLLTRRGKAGETGQGAADGQEDA; encoded by the coding sequence ATGCAACTCCAGGTCAACGGACAGGCGCATGAGCTTGAGGCGGAGGCGGACATGCCGTTGCTTTGGGTGCTGCGCGACGAACTCGGCATGACGGGTACAAAATACGGCTGCGGGTTGGCCCAGTGCGGCGCCTGTTCGGTGCTGGTTGACGGGGTCATCACCCGCTCCTGCGTGACGCCGCTGGAAAGCGTGGCGGGCAAGGCCGTGACCACGATCGAGGCGGTGGAACAGGATGGCCTTGGCAAGCGCGTGGTGGATGCCTGGGTCCGGCACCAGGTGCCGCAGTGCGGCTATTGCCAGTCTGGCCAGGTCATGGCCGCCCTGGCGCTGCTCAAGGAAAAGGCAAGGCCCAGCCAGGAGGATGTCCGCGCGGCAATGGTGAACTTGTGCCGCTGCGGCACCTACAACGCCATCCATGCGGCGCTGACCGATCTTGCCGGGCTTTCCGACACCGCTGCCGCCGTGCCTGCAGACGGGGCGCAAGGCGGTGAGGGGCCGTCGACCGCGACAGTGGCTGCCGCCGTGGCAGGCGGCGCTGCGGTTGTCGCGGGCTCGGCCTATCTGCTGACCCGGCGCGGCAAGGCAGGCGAGACCGGGCAAGGCGCCGCGGATGGACAGGAGGACGCGTGA